One Tachysurus fulvidraco isolate hzauxx_2018 chromosome 2, HZAU_PFXX_2.0, whole genome shotgun sequence DNA segment encodes these proteins:
- the barx1 gene encoding homeobox protein BarH-like 1, producing the protein MRIFTHHRKLETRNTEEVCRVQKGAIMMQHPLEIGAHYYPAEAQQDHRSHRYRSFMIEEILTEHPDHKASPPAGDLLKFGVHALLSARPYPNHLVLKAEQSGLLKFPVSPLSCSLGPPHGSALLPGPPGLGVGSASHHLPLDLHLRGKLEPGAEALSKTKKGRRSRTVFTELQLMGLEKRFEKQKYLSTPDRIDLAESLGLSQLQVKTWYQNRRMKWKKIVLQGGGLESPTKPKGRPKKNSIPSGEQLSEQERERTREAEGASSSSSSSSCSSSCSGQSEPSQEE; encoded by the exons ATGCGAATTTTTACGCACCACCGAAAATTAGAGACTCGAAACACAGAAGAAGTGTGTCGCGTCCAGAAAGGCGCTATAATGATGCAGCATCCTCTGGAGATCGGTGCTCACTATTACCCTGCAGAGGCACAGCAGGACCACCGGTCTCACCGGTACAGAAGCTTCATGATTGAGGAGATCCTCACCGAGCATCCGGACCACAAGGCCTCCCCTCCTGCAGGAGATTTACTAAAATTCGGAGTACATGCGCTTTTGTCGGCACGACCGTATCCAAATCACTTAG TGCTGAAGGCAGAGCAGAGCGGCCTGCTGAAGTTCCCCGTGTCCCCGCTGTCATGTTCTCTTGGGCCGCCTCACGGCTCTGCTCTGCTCCCCGGGCCTCCAGGGCTCGGTGTTGGCTCAGCCTCGCACCATCTTCCACTCGATCTTCACCTACGTGGAAAACTCGAACCCGGAGCCGAGGCGCTCAGCAAAACCAAGAAAGGCAGAAGGAGCAGAACCGTGTTTACCGAGCTCCAGCTAATGGGTCTGGAGAAGAGATTCGAAAAACAGAAATACCTCTCGACCCCGGACAG AATAGACCTGGCTGAGTCCTTAGGCCTCAGTCAGCTGCAGGTCAAAACGTGGTATCAAAACAGAagaatgaaatggaaaaaaatc GTGTTGCAGGGAGGAGGGCTGGAGTCCCCCACCAAACCGAAAGGGCGGCCAAAAAAGAACTCCATCCCTTCCGGTGAGCAGCTTTCcgaacaggagagagagaggacacgGGAGGCCGAGGGCGCATCTTCATCCTCTTCGTCATCGTCATGCTCTTCATCTTGTTCTGGCCAGTCTGAACCCAGTCAAGAGGAATAA